The following proteins are encoded in a genomic region of Pikeienuella piscinae:
- a CDS encoding phage head-tail joining protein: MTDWTETELSALRRAYASGTTRVSYDGKSVDYGSSEDLLSRIRTIERAFAGTTRPLPIAGLAGFSRGDR, from the coding sequence ATGACCGATTGGACGGAAACCGAACTGTCGGCGCTGCGCAGGGCCTATGCCAGTGGGACGACCCGGGTCAGCTATGACGGCAAGTCCGTCGACTACGGCTCATCCGAGGATTTGCTGTCGCGCATCCGCACGATTGAGCGGGCTTTCGCGGGGACGACTCGGCCATTGCCGATCGCCGGTCTCGCGGGCTTCTCGCGGGGAGATCGCTGA
- a CDS encoding DUF7220 family protein, producing MKQSRAMSLIESVANVIVGYGVAVVTQIMIFPVFGLHTTLAQNLKMGAVFTVVSIARSFALRRVFESIRMRSAK from the coding sequence ATGAAGCAATCACGGGCCATGTCGCTGATCGAGTCCGTCGCCAACGTGATCGTCGGGTACGGCGTCGCGGTCGTGACGCAGATCATGATCTTCCCGGTCTTCGGGCTGCACACGACGCTGGCGCAGAACTTGAAGATGGGCGCGGTGTTCACGGTGGTGAGCATCGCCCGGTCCTTCGCCTTGCGGCGGGTTTTCGAGTCGATCCGGATGCGGAGCGCCAAATGA
- a CDS encoding site-specific DNA-methyltransferase — protein MTLSFAPDAIETWPLAKLQPYAKNAKAHGADQVAKIAASMAEFGWTVPCLVADDGELIAGHGRVLAATQLGLTEAPVIVLGHLTEAQRRAYRIADNKLTELGTWDEALLSAELNDLLAEDYDLSLVGFSDGELDKLLAYVPEEDGDEVGAGGSVPPVTIPEPPRNPTSQTGDLWILGDHRLLCGDSTSVADVRRLMNGERAILFATDPPYLVDYDGSNHPTRNKDWSASYGTTWDDSSQGAELYDGFIAAAVAEAIAENAAWYCWHASRRQAMLEACWEKAGAFVHQQIIWVKDRGVLTRSHYLWKHEPCFMGWRRPNRPPKVAEETLPSTWALPSFAKDDRPDHPTPKPLDAFGIPMRQHVARGGLCYEPFCGSGSQIMAGEANGRRVFAMEISPAYVDVAVERWQAETGREVILDGDGRTFDESKAERLGQSANEEEAAA, from the coding sequence ATGACGCTGAGCTTTGCCCCGGACGCGATTGAGACCTGGCCGCTGGCCAAGCTCCAGCCCTATGCGAAAAACGCGAAGGCGCATGGCGCGGATCAGGTCGCGAAGATCGCCGCGAGCATGGCGGAGTTCGGCTGGACCGTGCCGTGCTTGGTCGCCGACGATGGCGAGCTGATCGCGGGCCACGGGCGGGTGCTTGCCGCTACGCAGCTCGGGCTGACCGAAGCGCCAGTGATCGTGCTCGGGCATCTGACCGAGGCGCAGCGGCGGGCTTACCGGATCGCGGACAACAAGCTGACCGAACTAGGCACCTGGGACGAGGCGCTGCTGTCTGCGGAACTGAACGACCTGCTGGCGGAGGACTACGATCTATCTCTGGTCGGTTTTTCCGATGGTGAGTTGGACAAGCTGCTGGCCTATGTGCCGGAGGAGGATGGCGACGAAGTTGGTGCCGGGGGCTCTGTGCCGCCGGTGACCATTCCCGAGCCGCCGCGCAATCCGACATCGCAAACCGGCGACCTGTGGATCCTCGGCGATCACCGGTTGCTCTGCGGCGACAGCACCAGCGTTGCCGATGTACGCCGCCTGATGAATGGCGAGCGGGCGATCCTGTTCGCGACCGATCCGCCGTACCTCGTCGACTACGACGGCTCGAACCATCCGACACGGAACAAGGATTGGTCGGCGTCTTATGGCACCACCTGGGACGACAGCAGCCAAGGTGCGGAACTGTACGATGGCTTCATCGCCGCCGCAGTGGCTGAGGCAATCGCCGAGAACGCTGCCTGGTATTGCTGGCACGCCTCGCGTCGTCAGGCGATGCTGGAAGCCTGCTGGGAGAAGGCTGGGGCATTCGTTCACCAGCAGATCATCTGGGTGAAAGACCGCGGCGTGCTGACCCGGTCCCACTACCTCTGGAAGCACGAGCCTTGCTTCATGGGCTGGCGCCGTCCCAATCGGCCGCCGAAAGTGGCCGAGGAAACCCTACCGTCGACTTGGGCGCTGCCCAGCTTCGCCAAGGACGACCGGCCCGACCACCCAACGCCGAAACCACTCGACGCCTTCGGGATTCCGATGCGCCAGCATGTGGCGCGCGGCGGCCTTTGTTACGAGCCGTTCTGTGGCTCCGGGTCGCAGATCATGGCTGGCGAGGCCAACGGTCGTCGTGTCTTCGCGATGGAGATCAGCCCAGCCTATGTCGATGTCGCCGTGGAGCGCTGGCAGGCCGAAACCGGTCGCGAGGTGATCCTTGATGGGGACGGTCGGACCTTCGACGAGTCCAAAGCCGAGCGGCTGGGCCAGTCAGCGAACGAAGAGGAAGCGGCCGCATGA
- a CDS encoding phage terminase large subunit family protein codes for MSVPNSTILPRSNLISGDDAFEFDGAVEILRAWGAGLTPDPDLTVSEWADRHRMLSGRASAEPGRYRTARTPYMGEIMDRLSPGDPTQRIVFMKAAQVGATEAGNNWIGFAIHQAPGPMLAVQPTVELAKRNSRQRIDPLIDESPELRERVKPARSRDAGNTMLSKEFAGGILIMTGANSAVGLRSTPARYIFLDEVDAYPASADEEGDPVTLAEARSLTFAHRRKVFLVSTPTIRGLSRIEREFEASDQRRFFVPCPHCQQMQWLKFERLRWQKGRPETAEYHCEGCETPIAEHHKTAMLEGGEWRATAKAADPTTVGYHLSALYSPIGWLSWERIVRAWDAAQGSDEAIKAFRNTILGETWVETGEAPDWQRLYDRRERWKPGMVPAGGLFLTAGADVQKDRIEVDVWGWGRGLESWLVDHIVIEGGPDRHEAWGDLTALLDRTWPHEHGAHLKIARLAIDTGYEAPAVYGWSRAQGFAQVAPVKGVEGFNRASPVSGPTYVDATEGGKRLRRGARLWTVAVSTFKAETYRFLRLERPTDEERADGAVFSPGTVHLPNWVENEWLKQFVAEQLVTVRTKRGFARLEWQKLRERNEALDCRVYARAAAWIAGADRWPDEKWRDLEDQLGVVDASADPAGQINRQAQKSQGKRQSDWLGRRGGWF; via the coding sequence ATGTCCGTGCCCAACTCGACGATCTTGCCGAGGTCAAACCTGATCTCCGGTGACGATGCCTTTGAGTTCGACGGTGCGGTAGAGATCCTGCGCGCCTGGGGCGCGGGCCTTACGCCGGATCCGGATCTGACCGTGTCGGAATGGGCAGATCGGCACCGCATGTTGTCGGGGCGCGCTTCGGCAGAACCGGGTCGGTATCGCACCGCCCGCACGCCCTACATGGGCGAAATCATGGACCGGCTTTCGCCCGGCGACCCGACACAGCGGATCGTCTTCATGAAGGCCGCGCAGGTTGGCGCGACCGAGGCCGGAAACAACTGGATCGGGTTCGCGATCCACCAGGCGCCGGGCCCGATGCTCGCGGTCCAGCCAACGGTGGAGCTTGCGAAACGCAACTCGCGCCAGCGGATCGATCCGCTGATTGATGAGAGCCCGGAACTGCGGGAGCGGGTGAAGCCCGCGCGCTCGCGCGACGCAGGCAACACCATGCTGTCGAAGGAATTCGCGGGCGGCATCCTGATCATGACGGGCGCGAACTCGGCGGTCGGGCTGCGCTCGACCCCGGCGCGCTACATCTTCCTCGACGAGGTCGATGCCTATCCAGCCTCGGCCGACGAGGAAGGCGATCCGGTCACGCTGGCCGAGGCCCGGTCGCTGACTTTTGCCCATCGGCGCAAGGTGTTCCTGGTCTCAACTCCGACCATCCGGGGGCTGAGCCGGATTGAGCGGGAGTTCGAGGCAAGCGATCAGCGCCGGTTCTTCGTGCCATGCCCGCATTGTCAGCAAATGCAGTGGCTGAAGTTCGAGCGGCTTCGCTGGCAGAAAGGTCGCCCGGAGACGGCGGAGTATCACTGCGAGGGCTGCGAGACGCCCATCGCGGAACATCACAAGACGGCGATGCTGGAGGGGGGCGAATGGCGGGCGACCGCCAAGGCCGCCGATCCGACCACGGTCGGGTATCACCTCTCGGCGCTCTATTCGCCGATCGGCTGGCTGAGTTGGGAGCGGATCGTGCGCGCATGGGACGCGGCCCAAGGGTCGGACGAGGCGATCAAGGCCTTCCGCAACACGATCCTTGGCGAGACATGGGTCGAAACCGGTGAAGCGCCGGACTGGCAAAGGCTTTATGACCGGCGCGAGCGCTGGAAACCGGGCATGGTGCCTGCGGGTGGGCTGTTCCTGACCGCTGGAGCCGACGTTCAGAAGGACCGGATCGAGGTCGATGTCTGGGGCTGGGGCCGTGGGTTGGAAAGCTGGCTCGTCGATCATATCGTGATCGAAGGCGGTCCCGACCGGCATGAGGCTTGGGGCGACCTGACGGCGCTGCTGGACCGGACCTGGCCGCATGAACATGGCGCGCATCTGAAGATTGCGCGGCTTGCCATCGATACCGGCTACGAGGCCCCGGCGGTCTATGGCTGGTCACGGGCGCAAGGGTTTGCACAGGTGGCCCCCGTAAAAGGCGTCGAAGGCTTCAACCGCGCGAGCCCGGTTTCTGGGCCGACTTATGTGGACGCGACGGAGGGCGGCAAACGTTTGCGGCGTGGTGCGCGCCTCTGGACCGTGGCGGTGTCGACCTTCAAGGCCGAGACCTATCGCTTCCTGCGGCTGGAACGACCAACCGACGAGGAACGCGCCGACGGCGCGGTATTCTCACCCGGCACGGTTCACCTGCCGAATTGGGTCGAGAATGAATGGCTGAAGCAGTTCGTCGCCGAGCAGTTGGTCACCGTGCGCACCAAGCGCGGCTTCGCGCGGCTGGAATGGCAAAAGCTGCGCGAACGCAACGAGGCGCTGGATTGCCGGGTCTATGCCCGCGCCGCCGCCTGGATCGCGGGGGCAGACCGCTGGCCCGACGAGAAATGGCGCGACCTCGAGGATCAACTCGGCGTCGTCGACGCCTCTGCAGATCCCGCAGGGCAGATCAACAGGCAAGCGCAGAAATCACAGGGCAAACGCCAGTCCGACTGGCTCGGACGGCGCGGAGGATGGTTCTGA
- a CDS encoding DUF3489 domain-containing protein: MTKLSDTQTIILSRAAQNEDRMALPLPNSLRGGAAAKVASAMLAKGFIEEVDADMRKGELVWRETGDGHGVTLIATDAGLAAIGVEPDDANTAPADAPTEEAAPDAPTGPEAAPKTRTPREGTKQATLIAMLRAPDGATIEEIMAATNWQSHTVRGAMAGALKKKLGLEVTSEKVEDRGRVYKLPAA; encoded by the coding sequence ATGACCAAGCTTTCCGACACGCAGACAATCATCCTGTCCCGCGCGGCCCAGAACGAGGACCGCATGGCCCTGCCGCTGCCTAACAGCCTGCGCGGCGGGGCCGCTGCCAAGGTGGCCAGCGCGATGCTCGCGAAGGGCTTCATCGAAGAGGTCGACGCCGACATGCGCAAGGGCGAGCTCGTCTGGCGCGAGACCGGCGACGGCCATGGCGTCACGCTGATCGCCACCGACGCAGGCCTCGCCGCCATCGGCGTCGAGCCCGACGACGCGAACACCGCGCCTGCGGACGCGCCGACCGAGGAGGCCGCGCCGGACGCTCCCACCGGACCCGAAGCCGCGCCCAAGACGCGCACGCCGCGCGAGGGCACCAAGCAGGCCACCCTGATCGCGATGCTGCGGGCACCGGACGGCGCGACCATCGAGGAGATCATGGCCGCCACGAACTGGCAGTCGCACACGGTGCGCGGCGCGATGGCCGGGGCGCTGAAGAAGAAACTCGGGCTCGAGGTGACCTCGGAGAAGGTCGAGGATCGAGGGCGCGTGTACAAACTGCCTGCAGCCTGA